Within Prochlorococcus marinus XMU1411, the genomic segment CAAAAAATAAGCTAATTATTGGATCAACTGACGAATATAGTACTAAACCAGAAGAAAGTACATTCGGAAAACTCACAAATTTTCTCGATAAAAGACCAAATTGGCTGATGAAAGGAAAAATTTCTAAAAAATGGTACGGAATAAGATCAAGACCAGATGGTGAACCTTCACCAATAATGAAAAATCTTGAAAATGGACTAATTATATGTACAGGTTTTTATAAAAATGGAATTTTGCTGGCTCCGGCTTGTTCTAAATGGGTTGCAAATGAAATTAAAAATTACCTTTACTAATCTTTTGTTTCAGTAAAGTCTGCATCAATTACATCATCTCCACCTTTTTCATTTGATTCAGTCTGATCAGAATTGCTCGCTGAACCAGGAGTTGGAGGCTGATTACCTTGTTGCTGATAAACAGATGAACCAACCGCATAAAGTTCTTGTTGAAGCTCTTCAAGGAGTTTTTTCATTGAATCATAGTCCTCTTTAGAAGTTGCCTCTTTTAGAGCATTACTTTTTTCTTCAACCTTAGACTTTGCAGCAGCATCAATTTTATCTCCCAATTCACCAAGTTGTTTTTCTGTCTGATAGACAAGTGTTTCAGCTTGATTCTTTAAATCAATTTTTTCTCTTTTTTCTTTATCTGCTGATGCATTTGATTCAGCATCTTTAACCATTTTTTCAACCTCATTATCAGATAAAGTAGAAGCACCAGTGATAGAGATACTTTGTTCTTTACCACTTCCTTTATCTTTTGCTGTAACGCTAAGTATGCCGTTTGCATCGATATCAAATGTCACTTCAATTTGAGGAACACCTCTTGGTGCTGATGGAATACCATCTAATCTAAAAGTTCCTAAACTTTTATTATCAGATGCCATTTCTCTTTCACCCTGTAATACATGTATTTCTACATTGGTTTGTCCGTCTACAGCAGTTGAATATGTCTCAGATTTCTTTGTAGGGACTGTAGTATTTCTATTTATCATTTTTGTCATAACCCCACCTAAAGTTTCTACCCCTAAAGAAAGTGGGGTAACGTCGAGCAACAATATATCTTTCACTTCTCCTGCTAAAACTCCTCCTTGAATAGCTGCTCCAACAGCAACTACTTCATCCGGATTCACAGTTTGATTTGGTTCTTTACCTATTATTTTTTTAACTAAATCTAAAACTGCGGGTATCCTGGATGAACCTCCAACCATCACAACTTCATCAATTTCACTAGTAGAAATTTTTGCATCACTTATAGCCCTTTCAACTGGGGTTTTGCACCTGTCAATTAAAGAAGCTGCTAATTCCTCAAATTTTGCTCTAGTTAGGTTCAAATCCAAATGTTTTGGACCTTCAGGAGTGGCCGTGATAAATGGCAAATTTATTTCACTTTGCGTGGCATTTGAAAGCTCAATTTTTGCTTTTTCTGCTGCCTCAGTAAGCCTTTGTAGAGCCTGCTTATCTTGTCTAAGGTCAATTCCTTCGTTTGATTTAAAAGTACTTGCTAAGTGATCCACGATACACTTATCAAAATCATCACCACCTAAATGTGTATCCCCAGATGTAGATAGAACTTCAGTTACTCCATCACCAGCTTCAATAACTGAAACGTCAAATGTTCCTCCCCCTAAATCAAATACGAGAATTTTTTCATTTTCTTTATCCAAACCATAAGCTAGTGCTGCAGCAGTTGGCTCATTAACAATTCTGAGAACTTCTAAACCGGCAATCTTTCCTGCATCTTTGGTAGCCTGTCTTTGAGAGTCATTAAAGTAAGCTGGAACAGTAATTACAGCCTGTGTAACTTTTTCACCAAGATATTTACCTGCATCATCTGCTAATTTTCTTAAAACTTGAGAACTTACCTCTTCAGGAGAAAACTGCTTATCCAATATAGGACATTTTAATTTGACACTAGAGCCAGATTTTTCAACAGAATAACTAACTTCTTTAGATTCTTCATTTACTTCATCAACTCTTCTACCAACAAAACGCTTTGCAGAATAAAAAGTGTTTTCAGGATTCATAACAGCTTGTCTTTTGGCAATTTGTCCAACGAGCTGATCTTGATTTTTTGTATATGCAACAACTGATGGAGTAGTTCTGAAACCCTCAGCATTTGCTATTACAGTAGGTTTACCACCTTCCATTACAGCGACACAACTATTAGTTGTTCCTAAATCGATGCCTACAACCTTCCCCATGGGTAAATTCTTATATTTGATATTCTCCATAATCGGTCATCGGCGTCATTATTGTTACTCAAGAACGGGGTGTGGTTCCCGAACAGATCTTTATTTTTTAGGGTAAAAATTCAAAACATGATTTCAAGTAAGACATCTTTTATTGCATTAATTGGCAATCCAGTAAGCCATTCCTTGTCACCGATTATGCAAAATGCTGCCCTTCAATATTTAGGCTTAGATTTAATTTATATTGCTATACCTTGCAAAAATGAAGATCTAGAATTGGTGTTGAATTCTCTAAAAAAAATTAATTGCAAAGGTTTAAATATCACAATTCCCCATAAAGAAAAAGTATTTAACCTTTGTAGTGAAATTTCCCCTATTGCAAGCAAACTGAAAGCAATTAATACTCTAAAATTAAATTCTGAAAATGAATGGAGCGCAACTAACACAGATGTAGACGGATTTATTTATCCGTTAAAAACATTTAACTTAAGAAAAAAACAATCGATTGTTCTTGGCTCTGGTGGTGCAGCACGATCTGTTATTCAAGGATTAATAAATTTAAACCTTTCAAGAATTTCAGTAATATCACGGAACAAATCATCACTAGATGAATTAATAAAAAATTTCGAAAATCAAATTGAACTTCAAGGTTTGTTAAATGATGATAATCAAGTTCAAAATTTAATTGAAGAAGCAGATTTAATTGTAAATACAACACCAGTAGGAATGAAAAGAGCCAAACATGAAATAAATTTGTTGCCATATGGAAATTCTTTTTGGGGATCCCTTAATTCAAAAACAATTGTTTATGATTTGATCTACAACCCTGCCCCAACTCATTTATTAAAATTTAGCGCCAATAAAGGATGCACGACTATCGATGGTTTGCAAATGCTTGTTGCTCAGGGGTTGAAATCATTATCATTTTGGACAAATGGCTTAGAAGTACCTTTTCATATTATGAATGACGCACTCAAGAATTATCTTTAAAATAAATGATGTTGATTTTCAAGGAACTGCACATCATGATGTATCGTTAAAGATGAACAGACGCTCATCACATCAATTTATGAGCCAAAGACCTTGTCTGAAACTATGAACGATCAACAATCTTATTACGAAACCATGTACATCCTCCGCCCAGATATTGCGGAAGATGCAGTAACTAACCACATCGATAAATACAATAAGCTTTTAAAAGAATTTGGCGGTACCATCCTTGATAGTCAAATGAGGGGTAAAAGAAGATTAGCTTACCAAATAGCAAAACATAGAGAAGGTATTTACGTCCAACTAAGTCATCAAGGTGATGGACAACATATTTTTAAAATTGAAAAAGCTATGAGACTTAGTGAAGATGTTATTAGATATATGACCGTTAAACAAGAAGGGCCTTTACCGACTCCAAGACCTTCTACTAAAAGTTCACCTCAAACAGATGATAAAGAAAATCCAGAAACTAAAGATGAATCTAAGGAAAATCAATCAGTAGTAAGCGGAAATACTTCAAATGCTGGAAAAGATAATGCTAAAACCAAAGAAAACTCAGAGTCATAAATATTAATCTTTTGCTTTTGAATTTAACTCAGCCCAAATTTTATTAGACATACCCCACATATAAATAAAACCTTCCGCTAAGGAATGATTAAAGTCATCATCTTTGCTATAAGTTGCCAAATCTTCCCTGTAAAGTGAATTATTTTCCGACATTCTACCAATTACTATTGCATTCCCCTTATGAAGTCTAATCTTTACTCTTCCATTAACTGAAGTTTGAGTCGATGAAATAAATGCATCTAAACTATCTTTAAGAGGTCCAAACCAAAAACCTTGATAGACTAATTGACCCCATTTTTTTTCTACTATTCCTTTAAATTCGATAACATCTGGGTTTAAAGTAATGCTCTCTAATTCTTTGTGAGCTTTGATTAAAAGTAAGAGGCCAGGTGTTTCGTAAATCTCTCTACTTTTAATTCCTACTACTCGATCTTCAATCATATCTATTCTTCCAAAACCATGCGCACCTGAAAGATCATTTGCTTTTTGAATTATCTCTACTGGAGTTAAAAATTCATCATTAATTCCAACTGGAAAACCGTTTTTAAAGACAATTTCTATGTCTTGAGGGGAATCAGGTGAATTATGAATAGATGATGTCATAGCAAATATATCTTCAGGTGCTTCTTGCATTGGGTCTTCTAAAATCCCCGCTTCAATACTCCTGCCAAGTAAATTTACATCTATTGAATATGGTGATTTTTTTGATACTGGTGCAGGGATACCAAATTTTTCTCCATAAACTATTGCCTCTTCCCTACTCATATTCCACTCCCTTGCAGGAGTGATTATTTCTAAATCAGGGCCTAAGGCATTAATTGCTAAATCAAATCGAACTTGATCATTACCTTTACCAGTGCATCCATGAGCTACTGCATCAGCATTAATTTCTCGAGCAAGATTTACTAGATTTTCAGCAATTAAAGGCCTTGCAAGAGCTGTAGATAAAGGATATTTATCTAAATATAAAGCGTTTGCTCTAATAGCTGGAAAAGCGTATCTCTCAATAAAACTATTAACTAAATTACCAACAACTGATTGAGACGCACCAGCATTTAAAGCTTTTTGCCTAATAAATTCTAAATCCTCGCCTTGTCCAAGATCTGCTACAAAAGTAACGACTTCTGAAATTCCATATTCATTCTTTAAATATGGAATACAAACGCTAGTATCTACCCCGCCAGAATAAGCTAGTACAACTTTTTTTACCTGCGGCATCTAAATTTGCTCCATAAATTTAAATTTTAACGTAATTAAGAATTTAAATACT encodes:
- the dnaK gene encoding molecular chaperone DnaK — translated: MGKVVGIDLGTTNSCVAVMEGGKPTVIANAEGFRTTPSVVAYTKNQDQLVGQIAKRQAVMNPENTFYSAKRFVGRRVDEVNEESKEVSYSVEKSGSSVKLKCPILDKQFSPEEVSSQVLRKLADDAGKYLGEKVTQAVITVPAYFNDSQRQATKDAGKIAGLEVLRIVNEPTAAALAYGLDKENEKILVFDLGGGTFDVSVIEAGDGVTEVLSTSGDTHLGGDDFDKCIVDHLASTFKSNEGIDLRQDKQALQRLTEAAEKAKIELSNATQSEINLPFITATPEGPKHLDLNLTRAKFEELAASLIDRCKTPVERAISDAKISTSEIDEVVMVGGSSRIPAVLDLVKKIIGKEPNQTVNPDEVVAVGAAIQGGVLAGEVKDILLLDVTPLSLGVETLGGVMTKMINRNTTVPTKKSETYSTAVDGQTNVEIHVLQGEREMASDNKSLGTFRLDGIPSAPRGVPQIEVTFDIDANGILSVTAKDKGSGKEQSISITGASTLSDNEVEKMVKDAESNASADKEKREKIDLKNQAETLVYQTEKQLGELGDKIDAAAKSKVEEKSNALKEATSKEDYDSMKKLLEELQQELYAVGSSVYQQQGNQPPTPGSASNSDQTESNEKGGDDVIDADFTETKD
- a CDS encoding shikimate dehydrogenase — its product is MISSKTSFIALIGNPVSHSLSPIMQNAALQYLGLDLIYIAIPCKNEDLELVLNSLKKINCKGLNITIPHKEKVFNLCSEISPIASKLKAINTLKLNSENEWSATNTDVDGFIYPLKTFNLRKKQSIVLGSGGAARSVIQGLINLNLSRISVISRNKSSLDELIKNFENQIELQGLLNDDNQVQNLIEEADLIVNTTPVGMKRAKHEINLLPYGNSFWGSLNSKTIVYDLIYNPAPTHLLKFSANKGCTTIDGLQMLVAQGLKSLSFWTNGLEVPFHIMNDALKNYL
- the rpsF gene encoding 30S ribosomal protein S6; translated protein: MNDQQSYYETMYILRPDIAEDAVTNHIDKYNKLLKEFGGTILDSQMRGKRRLAYQIAKHREGIYVQLSHQGDGQHIFKIEKAMRLSEDVIRYMTVKQEGPLPTPRPSTKSSPQTDDKENPETKDESKENQSVVSGNTSNAGKDNAKTKENSES
- a CDS encoding argininosuccinate synthase; the encoded protein is MPQVKKVVLAYSGGVDTSVCIPYLKNEYGISEVVTFVADLGQGEDLEFIRQKALNAGASQSVVGNLVNSFIERYAFPAIRANALYLDKYPLSTALARPLIAENLVNLAREINADAVAHGCTGKGNDQVRFDLAINALGPDLEIITPAREWNMSREEAIVYGEKFGIPAPVSKKSPYSIDVNLLGRSIEAGILEDPMQEAPEDIFAMTSSIHNSPDSPQDIEIVFKNGFPVGINDEFLTPVEIIQKANDLSGAHGFGRIDMIEDRVVGIKSREIYETPGLLLLIKAHKELESITLNPDVIEFKGIVEKKWGQLVYQGFWFGPLKDSLDAFISSTQTSVNGRVKIRLHKGNAIVIGRMSENNSLYREDLATYSKDDDFNHSLAEGFIYMWGMSNKIWAELNSKAKD